The following are from one region of the Tenacibaculum dicentrarchi genome:
- a CDS encoding YqjF family protein yields the protein MTIPDILNSTAHRPWKIPADTWKFYQEWNNAIFLHWQVELSELRKFVPEELEIDLFQGKAWVSVVAFTMEKIRPKNLPSFAPISNFDEINIRTYVKSNNKTGVYFLSIEGGKKLACKIAKGISELPYRFSKINRSKNRYQSSNAVFNDHLNIEFKIAEKLTEKSTLDNWLTERYALFQDTEKSINEFEIHHLEWPINNIEIKEITVDYPKFRKLLKKEPNKVQYSKGVKVVAWGKIKKEKTSYTKKHF from the coding sequence ATGACAATACCAGACATATTAAATAGCACAGCACACAGACCCTGGAAAATACCTGCCGATACTTGGAAATTTTATCAAGAATGGAACAATGCGATATTTCTTCATTGGCAAGTAGAGCTTAGCGAATTAAGAAAATTTGTACCCGAAGAATTAGAAATTGACTTATTTCAAGGAAAAGCTTGGGTTTCTGTTGTGGCGTTTACCATGGAAAAAATCCGCCCAAAAAACCTACCTTCTTTCGCTCCTATTTCTAATTTTGATGAAATTAATATTAGAACCTACGTAAAATCTAATAATAAAACTGGCGTTTACTTTTTGAGTATTGAAGGCGGTAAAAAATTAGCTTGTAAAATTGCAAAAGGAATCTCTGAACTTCCATACCGATTTTCAAAAATCAACAGAAGTAAAAACCGATATCAATCAAGTAACGCAGTATTTAATGACCACTTAAATATTGAATTTAAAATCGCCGAAAAATTAACAGAAAAATCAACTTTAGATAACTGGCTAACCGAAAGATATGCGCTTTTTCAAGATACCGAAAAATCGATTAACGAATTTGAAATTCATCATTTAGAATGGCCTATAAACAATATTGAAATAAAAGAAATTACAGTCGATTACCCCAAATTTAGGAAGCTCTTAAAAAAAGAACCCAACAAAGTTCAATACTCAAAAGGAGTAAAAGTTGTTGCTTGGGGAAAGATTAAAAAAGAAAAAACTAGCTATACTAAAAAACATTTCTAA
- a CDS encoding 3-oxoacyl-ACP synthase has product MNQKNIKQELYNQCVIFVEKRLKTVEQIISSNQKALQSETKSSAGDKHETGRAMLQLEMEKAGQQLSGIIKMKETLSKINSQNMATIGCLGSVVKTTKNSFYLSISSGQLTIDNQPYFAVSVSSPIGCILLGKKQNDSFTFNNIEQKITAIF; this is encoded by the coding sequence ATGAATCAGAAAAATATAAAACAAGAATTATACAATCAATGCGTGATTTTTGTAGAAAAACGCTTAAAAACAGTTGAACAAATTATTTCATCGAACCAAAAAGCCTTGCAATCAGAAACTAAAAGTTCGGCAGGCGACAAGCACGAAACAGGGCGAGCAATGCTACAATTAGAAATGGAAAAAGCAGGGCAACAGCTTAGTGGAATTATCAAAATGAAAGAAACACTTTCTAAAATAAATAGTCAAAATATGGCTACTATTGGTTGTTTAGGAAGTGTTGTTAAAACAACCAAAAATTCGTTTTATTTGAGTATTAGTTCAGGGCAATTAACAATTGATAATCAGCCTTATTTTGCTGTTTCTGTGTCTTCGCCAATTGGTTGTATTTTATTAGGAAAAAAACAAAATGATAGTTTTACATTTAATAATATAGAACAAAAAATTACAGCAATTTTTTAA
- a CDS encoding FAD-dependent oxidoreductase encodes MNYSYWELKEWFTNVDFTIVGSGIVGLNCALALKEKHPKAKIIILEKGMLPQGASTKNAGFACFGSISELIDDLKTHTEQEVYNLVEKRWQGLQLLRKNLGDKNIKYQQNKGYELFQDTEFYETCLSEKDSLNILLKPLFEAPVFSVDANKFKFQNIHQNYITNQFEGQIDTGKMAVKLLELVQKSGIKIVNSILVESYCENNENVLIKTNQIEFSTKKLCIATNGFANKLLNENVKPARAQVLITKPIKNLAIKGTFHLEKGYYYFRNIDDRILLGGGRNLDFKTEETTVFGETALVQNKLEEILKTTILPNTNFEIDHRWSGIMGVGNQKKAIVKQLSNNVFCGVRLGGMGVAIGSLVGKELADLGQ; translated from the coding sequence TTGAATTACAGTTATTGGGAGTTAAAAGAATGGTTTACCAATGTTGATTTTACCATTGTAGGTAGCGGAATTGTAGGATTAAATTGCGCATTGGCATTAAAAGAAAAACATCCGAAGGCTAAAATAATTATTTTAGAAAAAGGAATGTTACCACAAGGAGCAAGTACTAAAAATGCTGGTTTTGCCTGTTTTGGAAGCATATCAGAATTAATAGACGACTTAAAAACACATACCGAACAAGAAGTGTATAACTTAGTCGAAAAACGCTGGCAAGGTTTGCAATTATTACGAAAAAATTTAGGGGATAAAAATATAAAATATCAACAAAATAAAGGCTACGAATTATTTCAAGATACCGAGTTTTATGAAACTTGTTTATCAGAAAAAGACAGCCTTAATATCTTGTTAAAACCCTTGTTTGAAGCGCCTGTTTTTTCAGTTGATGCCAATAAATTTAAGTTTCAAAATATTCATCAAAATTATATTACCAATCAGTTTGAAGGGCAAATTGATACGGGTAAAATGGCGGTAAAATTGCTTGAATTAGTACAAAAATCGGGCATAAAAATAGTCAATAGTATTTTGGTAGAAAGTTATTGTGAAAACAATGAAAATGTTTTGATTAAAACAAATCAGATAGAATTTTCAACCAAAAAATTATGTATTGCCACCAATGGGTTTGCTAATAAGTTGTTGAACGAAAATGTAAAACCCGCCAGAGCGCAAGTTTTAATAACAAAACCGATTAAAAACTTAGCTATAAAAGGAACATTTCATTTAGAAAAAGGCTATTATTATTTTAGAAATATTGACGATAGAATTTTATTAGGCGGCGGACGAAACCTCGATTTTAAAACCGAAGAAACTACTGTTTTTGGAGAAACAGCACTGGTTCAAAATAAATTAGAAGAAATTTTAAAAACCACTATTTTACCGAATACTAATTTTGAAATAGACCACCGATGGAGCGGAATAATGGGTGTTGGAAATCAGAAAAAAGCCATTGTAAAGCAGTTATCAAATAATGTATTTTGTGGTGTTCGTTTAGGAGGAATGGGCGTAGCAATTGGTAGTTTGGTAGGTAAAGAATTAGCCGATTTAGGGCAATAA
- a CDS encoding cyclase family protein yields MKIIDLSKPIQYNKEDPWFMKVKVKHKSHKKSKLLIRLLGLPFKLFPKNFTGWADDTIQKMGVHATTHIDAPWHYSPTVNGEKAKTIDEVPLEWCFGEGIVIDMKHKADFDPITVADIQQFLKVNSLEIKPKMIVLIKTGRDIFNGTKDFHEKGTGVSAQATEWLIDKGIKVMGIDAWGWDLPLPYMIKKAKETNNSELFWEAHLVGQNKEYCHMEQLVNLDALPFSGFKIAVFPLKIVGASGAPARVVAMLD; encoded by the coding sequence ATGAAAATAATTGATTTATCAAAACCGATTCAATATAACAAGGAAGACCCTTGGTTTATGAAAGTTAAAGTAAAACATAAATCACATAAAAAATCAAAACTATTAATTAGATTATTAGGCTTGCCTTTTAAATTATTTCCTAAAAATTTTACAGGTTGGGCAGATGATACAATTCAAAAAATGGGAGTACATGCAACTACTCATATTGATGCTCCTTGGCATTATTCACCAACTGTAAATGGCGAAAAGGCAAAAACAATTGATGAAGTTCCATTAGAATGGTGTTTTGGAGAAGGAATTGTTATCGATATGAAACATAAAGCTGATTTTGACCCTATTACTGTGGCAGATATTCAGCAGTTTTTAAAGGTAAATTCATTAGAAATTAAACCTAAAATGATTGTACTAATAAAAACAGGACGTGATATATTTAATGGAACAAAAGATTTTCATGAAAAAGGAACAGGTGTTAGTGCACAAGCTACAGAATGGCTTATCGATAAAGGAATAAAAGTAATGGGAATAGATGCTTGGGGCTGGGATTTACCATTACCTTATATGATTAAAAAAGCAAAAGAAACGAATAACTCAGAATTATTTTGGGAAGCTCATTTAGTAGGGCAAAACAAAGAATACTGCCATATGGAACAATTAGTAAATTTAGATGCTTTACCTTTTTCAGGATTTAAAATAGCTGTTTTTCCACTGAAAATTGTAGGTGCTTCAGGTGCTCCAGCAAGAGTTGTAGCAATGTTAGATTAA
- the amaB gene encoding L-piperidine-6-carboxylate dehydrogenase: MADFGIKEALAQLGVKDINDGTSTGSVNFSNGEVIESYSPVDGKLIGKVKATTKEDYEKVMETATKAFKSFRNMPAPQRGEIVRQFGNKLRDLKEPLGKLVSYEMGKSLQEGYGEVQEMIDICDFAVGLSRQLNGQTIPSERPGHVMREQWHPIGVVGIISAFNFPVAVWAWNTALAWICGDVCVWKGSEKAPLCSIACQNIIADVLKENNLPEGISSIINGDYKVGEYMTTDARIPLVSATGSTRMGRIVGATVAQRFGKSLLELGGNNAIIITPTADLKVVVPGAVFGAVGTCGQRCTSTRRLIIHESVYDKVRDAIVGAYGQLTIGNPLDETNHIGPLIDKDSVNTYLAAIEKAKAEGGNVLVEGGVLEGEGYESGCYVKPAIIEAENHFEIVQHETFAPILYLMKYSGDVENAIDIQNGVAQGLSSAIMTNELKEAEKFLSYAGSDCGIANVNIGTSGAEIGGAFGGEKETGGGRESGSDAWKVYMRRQTNTINYSDELPLAQGIKFDL; encoded by the coding sequence ATGGCAGATTTCGGAATCAAAGAAGCTTTAGCGCAATTAGGCGTAAAAGATATTAATGATGGAACTTCTACAGGTTCTGTAAATTTCTCTAATGGAGAAGTTATTGAAAGTTATTCACCTGTTGATGGTAAATTAATAGGAAAAGTAAAAGCGACGACCAAAGAAGATTACGAAAAAGTAATGGAAACGGCTACAAAAGCATTTAAGTCGTTTAGAAATATGCCAGCTCCACAAAGAGGAGAAATTGTACGTCAGTTTGGTAATAAATTAAGAGATTTAAAAGAGCCATTAGGTAAGCTAGTTTCTTACGAAATGGGAAAATCTTTACAAGAAGGATATGGTGAGGTTCAAGAAATGATTGATATCTGTGATTTTGCTGTTGGATTATCACGTCAGTTAAACGGACAAACAATTCCATCAGAACGTCCAGGACACGTAATGAGAGAGCAATGGCACCCAATTGGAGTTGTTGGAATTATATCAGCATTTAATTTTCCTGTAGCTGTTTGGGCTTGGAATACTGCTTTAGCGTGGATTTGTGGTGATGTTTGTGTTTGGAAAGGTTCTGAAAAAGCGCCTTTATGTTCAATCGCTTGTCAGAATATTATTGCTGATGTTTTAAAAGAAAACAACTTACCAGAAGGAATTTCTTCTATCATCAATGGTGATTATAAAGTAGGTGAATATATGACTACTGATGCTCGTATTCCTTTAGTTTCTGCAACAGGTTCTACAAGAATGGGACGTATTGTTGGTGCTACTGTTGCACAGCGTTTTGGAAAATCATTATTAGAATTAGGTGGAAATAACGCAATTATTATTACTCCAACTGCCGATTTAAAAGTAGTAGTTCCTGGTGCTGTATTTGGTGCTGTGGGTACTTGTGGGCAACGTTGTACATCTACTCGTAGATTAATTATTCACGAATCAGTATATGATAAAGTAAGAGATGCTATTGTTGGTGCTTATGGGCAATTAACAATTGGAAATCCTTTAGATGAAACAAATCATATTGGACCATTAATTGATAAAGATTCGGTAAACACTTATTTAGCTGCTATTGAAAAAGCAAAAGCTGAAGGTGGAAACGTATTAGTTGAAGGAGGCGTTTTAGAAGGTGAAGGTTACGAAAGTGGATGTTACGTAAAACCAGCAATTATTGAAGCTGAAAATCATTTTGAAATAGTACAGCATGAAACTTTTGCTCCTATTTTATATTTAATGAAATATTCTGGTGATGTTGAAAATGCTATTGATATACAAAATGGTGTAGCTCAAGGATTATCATCAGCAATTATGACAAATGAATTAAAAGAAGCTGAAAAGTTTTTATCATATGCTGGTTCTGATTGTGGTATTGCTAATGTAAACATCGGAACTTCTGGTGCTGAAATTGGAGGTGCTTTTGGTGGTGAAAAAGAAACTGGTGGCGGACGTGAGTCTGGTTCTGATGCTTGGAAAGTATATATGAGACGTCAAACAAATACGATAAACTATTCTGATGAATTGCCTTTAGCGCAAGGAATTAAATTTGATTTATAG
- a CDS encoding roadblock/LC7 domain-containing protein yields the protein MYNSTKSKAILLFDKEGKIVEVHSKITYENPEDFSAVTKVVINIIDNFFTDVLETTPLTEIIIKTTDQNFYIKKCDDDHILCVLSDGVMNRSLISLSLKKDNDK from the coding sequence TTGTACAACAGTACAAAATCTAAAGCAATTCTCCTATTTGACAAGGAAGGGAAAATTGTAGAAGTACACAGTAAAATTACTTATGAAAACCCTGAAGATTTTTCGGCGGTAACTAAAGTTGTTATCAATATAATTGATAATTTTTTTACTGATGTCTTAGAAACGACACCATTAACCGAAATAATTATAAAAACTACTGATCAAAATTTTTATATAAAAAAATGTGACGACGACCATATATTATGTGTCTTATCAGATGGTGTAATGAATAGAAGTTTAATTAGTCTTTCTTTAAAAAAAGACAATGACAAATAA
- a CDS encoding acyl transferase yields the protein MKQQVFNIHSEFDFKQAALTVFKHQFKNNKVYRSFCDLLYIHPSSISKIEEIPFLPIEFFKTKKILSSSDKIKETFSSSGTTGSITSKHLVTDLSWYETSYLKGFDYFYGDIKDYVVLALLPNYLERKGSSLVYMVADLIEKSAHPESGFYLNNLDELAKKLIELDKKGQKTLLIGVSFALLDLIEKQQFILKNTIIMETGGMKGRRKELIRTELHQVLSNGFGVQHIHSEYGMTELLSQGYSKGNGIFNCPPWMRVLIRDTEDALTILPNQKNGGVNIIDLANYNSCSFIATQDLGKVHTDTSFEIIGRFDNSDIRGCNLMVL from the coding sequence ATGAAACAACAAGTTTTTAATATACATTCAGAATTCGATTTTAAGCAAGCTGCTTTGACGGTTTTTAAGCATCAATTTAAAAATAATAAGGTTTACCGATCTTTTTGTGATTTACTATATATTCACCCTTCTAGTATTTCTAAAATTGAAGAGATTCCTTTTTTGCCTATTGAATTTTTTAAAACAAAAAAAATACTTTCTTCTTCAGATAAAATTAAGGAAACTTTTAGCAGTTCTGGTACTACTGGTAGCATTACCAGCAAGCATTTAGTAACCGATTTATCGTGGTATGAAACAAGTTATTTAAAAGGTTTTGATTATTTTTATGGAGATATAAAAGACTATGTGGTTTTAGCTTTATTACCTAATTATTTAGAACGAAAAGGCTCATCATTAGTTTATATGGTTGCTGATTTAATTGAAAAATCGGCACATCCTGAAAGTGGTTTTTACCTAAATAATTTAGATGAATTGGCAAAAAAACTCATCGAATTAGATAAAAAAGGACAAAAAACACTGCTTATTGGCGTTTCTTTTGCCTTATTAGACTTAATAGAAAAACAACAATTTATCTTAAAAAATACCATTATTATGGAAACTGGCGGTATGAAAGGACGAAGAAAAGAACTTATTCGTACCGAATTACATCAAGTTTTAAGTAATGGATTTGGCGTACAACATATTCATTCAGAATATGGTATGACCGAATTATTAAGCCAAGGATATTCGAAAGGAAATGGTATTTTTAACTGTCCTCCTTGGATGCGTGTTTTAATTAGAGATACCGAAGATGCTTTGACTATCTTACCCAATCAAAAAAATGGTGGCGTTAATATTATTGATTTAGCAAACTACAATTCTTGCTCTTTTATTGCGACACAAGATTTAGGAAAAGTACACACAGATACTAGCTTTGAAATTATTGGACGGTTTGATAATTCTGATATTAGAGGTTGTAACTTAATGGTATTATAA
- a CDS encoding glycerol-3-phosphate dehydrogenase/oxidase translates to MTKFSFFNRKNIQEQLQETTFDILIIGGGITGAGIALDAASRGMKVALVEKNDFASGTSSKSTKLIHGGLRYLKQFDFWLVKEVGSERAIVHKIAPHLVVPEKMILPLIEGGTYGAWLTSIGLKIYDVLAAVEGDDKRKMLDKKEALEIEPLLPKNILKGAGYYAEYRTDDARLTIEILKTASTYGAEILNYTKANAFIYEKNRVVGATVTDVFNNQSYNIKAKYVVNAAGPWVDELRQLNHSKTGKRLHLTKGVHLVVAHEKFPIKQSVYFDVPDGRMMFAIPRGKITYFGTTDTNFQQNKDALSIDIADATYLIEAVNNMFTDIHLTIADIQSSWAGLRPLIHEQGKSASELSRKDEIFISDTKLISIAGGKLTGYRKMAERIVNLIAKKMIRHFDVKFDAIKTENIVLTGGNFKNYKAVEIYTKEIYNDLKEHNFTKKEATYLVHNYGKQTNIILERFNKIDEKNTTLRLLKAEIWFTIQYEMTCTPTDFFMRRTGRLFFDKPSVNTYKEAILNEFTKYFNWDISSEEKHRKELESKINISISFN, encoded by the coding sequence ATGACTAAATTTTCTTTCTTCAATCGAAAAAATATTCAAGAACAATTACAAGAAACAACATTTGATATTTTAATTATTGGCGGCGGTATTACTGGTGCTGGAATTGCTTTAGATGCAGCATCTAGAGGAATGAAAGTTGCACTGGTTGAAAAAAATGATTTTGCTTCAGGAACTTCAAGTAAATCAACCAAATTAATACACGGTGGTTTACGCTATTTAAAACAATTTGATTTTTGGCTAGTCAAAGAAGTTGGTTCTGAACGTGCTATTGTACATAAAATAGCCCCACATTTAGTGGTTCCCGAAAAAATGATTTTACCCTTAATTGAAGGTGGTACTTATGGTGCTTGGCTTACCTCTATCGGCTTAAAAATTTACGATGTATTGGCTGCCGTAGAAGGAGATGACAAACGTAAAATGCTTGATAAAAAAGAAGCACTTGAAATAGAACCATTATTACCCAAAAATATTTTAAAAGGGGCTGGTTATTATGCCGAATATCGTACAGATGATGCCCGTTTAACCATCGAAATATTAAAAACAGCAAGTACATACGGAGCTGAAATACTTAATTATACAAAAGCAAATGCCTTTATTTACGAAAAAAATAGGGTAGTTGGTGCAACAGTTACTGATGTTTTTAATAATCAAAGCTATAATATCAAGGCAAAATATGTAGTAAATGCCGCAGGACCGTGGGTCGACGAATTACGTCAACTTAATCATTCAAAAACAGGTAAAAGACTACATTTAACCAAAGGCGTTCATTTGGTAGTAGCTCACGAAAAATTTCCAATAAAACAATCCGTTTATTTTGATGTTCCTGATGGACGCATGATGTTTGCCATTCCTCGTGGAAAAATCACCTATTTTGGTACTACAGACACTAATTTTCAACAAAATAAAGATGCACTATCAATAGATATTGCTGATGCAACCTATCTAATTGAAGCGGTAAATAATATGTTTACAGATATTCACTTAACAATTGCTGATATTCAATCATCATGGGCAGGTTTACGTCCGCTAATTCATGAACAAGGAAAATCAGCTTCTGAACTTTCAAGGAAAGATGAAATTTTTATTTCTGATACCAAATTAATATCTATCGCTGGTGGTAAATTAACAGGATACCGTAAAATGGCGGAACGTATTGTTAATTTAATCGCTAAAAAAATGATTCGACATTTTGATGTAAAATTTGATGCTATAAAAACAGAAAATATTGTATTAACAGGCGGAAATTTTAAAAACTATAAAGCCGTAGAAATTTATACAAAAGAAATTTATAATGATTTAAAAGAACATAATTTTACTAAAAAAGAAGCTACTTATTTAGTACATAATTATGGTAAACAAACAAATATTATTTTAGAAAGATTTAATAAAATTGATGAAAAAAATACCACACTACGCTTATTAAAAGCCGAAATTTGGTTTACTATTCAATATGAAATGACCTGTACACCTACTGATTTTTTTATGCGTAGAACAGGTCGTTTATTTTTTGATAAACCAAGTGTAAACACCTACAAAGAAGCTATTTTAAATGAATTTACAAAGTATTTTAATTGGGATATTTCATCCGAAGAAAAGCATCGAAAAGAATTAGAATCGAAAATAAATATAAGTATCAGTTTTAATTAA
- a CDS encoding DUF7619 domain-containing protein: MKKLLFLTLLIGYYAIGNTQNINFPDSNFKNALLSHSPLVDTDSNGEISVQEAENSKYLRLTNKGISDLSGIENFSNLEGLTVNKNQLISIDLTKNTKLKLINLSDNKISNINITNNLDLKSFSIRNNKLTDINIATNLNLTSLDVFNNNIQSIDISKNVLLTNLNVASNFSLGQLNITKNVLLKHLYAFNNGLTEIDISNNTNLVTLNVMQNNLLNLDVSKNVLLTSISVNNNKLTDINLSNNSKLGWLRIQYNKLNTLNVRPCSLIFLNFEGNSNLTSVSMTGQSIGYTTSISGEEKLNVNLKNCPKLEFICAEQEYLNDIFTLLEEANQTSCMLSNDCDVPHNRIKGTVTYDVNGDGCDSADVPFTGGLRVSAISLTNGQSTVAYPNQEGKYALHISDGTYFIAPALQNLNYFTFSTPVTPTPINIPVQLNTLITDYCVKSVGNFNDLEVSIVPLTRARPGFNATYKLTYKNIGTTTQSGTVTLNYQENVLNYVSSIPTVNSDTNGQLTWSFTNLLPLKSVEIPVTFVLNTPLDSPALNNGDILNYKATVTGKTDQTPNNNVMTLSQTVVNSYDPNDKTCLEGNILNPDNVGQYLHYLIRFENKGTAEAVNIRVKDVIDTTKLDIESLIPLKSSHSYSTIITNGNEVEFIFKNINLPFDDANNDGYVLFKIKSKETLVEGDKIVNGAAIYFDFNAPVITENEIVTVKKEVIEQPEFSNYFTLSPNPTTGILNLKVLNDNIQISYITIYDIGGNLVGYYFGNTRVMNVSYLYPNNYFMKIITNKGELVTKFIKL, from the coding sequence ATGAAAAAACTATTATTCTTAACCTTATTAATAGGTTACTATGCTATTGGAAATACACAAAATATTAATTTTCCTGACTCCAATTTTAAAAATGCACTTTTGAGTCATAGCCCTTTAGTAGATACAGATAGCAATGGTGAAATAAGTGTTCAAGAGGCAGAAAATTCAAAATATTTAAGATTAACGAATAAAGGTATAAGTGATTTAAGTGGAATAGAAAATTTCTCAAATTTAGAAGGTTTAACAGTAAATAAAAATCAATTAATATCTATAGACCTTACAAAGAATACTAAGTTAAAATTAATTAATTTAAGTGATAATAAAATAAGTAATATTAATATAACTAATAATTTAGATTTAAAATCTTTTAGTATTCGGAATAATAAATTAACTGATATAAATATAGCTACAAATTTAAACTTAACATCATTAGATGTTTTTAATAATAATATACAAAGTATTGATATTTCTAAAAATGTATTATTAACAAATTTAAATGTAGCATCTAATTTTAGTTTAGGGCAATTAAACATTACTAAAAATGTATTATTAAAACATTTATATGCTTTTAATAATGGGTTAACTGAAATTGATATTTCTAATAATACTAATTTAGTAACTCTTAATGTTATGCAAAATAATTTATTAAATTTAGATGTTTCAAAAAATGTGTTATTGACATCAATATCTGTAAATAACAATAAATTGACAGATATAAATCTTTCTAATAACTCTAAATTGGGTTGGTTACGTATTCAATATAATAAATTAAATACCTTAAATGTAAGACCTTGTTCACTTATTTTTTTAAATTTTGAGGGTAATTCTAATTTAACAAGTGTTTCTATGACTGGGCAATCAATAGGATATACAACATCAATTTCAGGTGAAGAAAAATTAAATGTAAATTTAAAAAATTGTCCTAAATTAGAATTTATTTGTGCTGAACAGGAATATTTAAATGATATTTTTACTCTATTAGAAGAAGCTAATCAAACAAGTTGTATGCTTTCTAATGATTGTGATGTACCTCATAATCGTATTAAAGGTACTGTTACTTATGATGTAAATGGCGATGGTTGTGATAGTGCTGATGTTCCTTTTACAGGAGGTTTAAGAGTTTCTGCAATTTCATTGACAAATGGTCAATCTACTGTGGCATATCCAAATCAAGAAGGAAAATACGCACTGCATATATCAGATGGTACCTATTTTATAGCTCCTGCCCTACAGAATTTAAATTATTTTACATTTTCAACACCAGTTACTCCTACACCAATAAATATTCCTGTACAGTTAAATACATTAATAACAGATTATTGTGTAAAATCAGTTGGTAACTTTAATGATTTAGAAGTAAGTATTGTTCCTTTAACTAGAGCAAGACCAGGTTTTAATGCAACTTATAAACTTACCTATAAAAATATAGGAACAACGACACAATCTGGTACGGTTACTTTAAATTATCAAGAAAATGTGCTAAACTATGTTAGTTCAATACCTACTGTAAATAGCGATACAAATGGACAATTGACTTGGAGTTTTACAAATTTATTACCGTTAAAATCAGTAGAAATACCTGTAACATTTGTATTAAATACACCTTTAGATTCTCCAGCATTAAATAACGGAGATATTTTAAATTATAAGGCAACAGTTACAGGAAAAACAGATCAAACGCCCAATAATAATGTAATGACATTATCACAAACAGTTGTAAATTCTTATGACCCTAATGATAAAACATGTTTAGAAGGAAATATTTTAAATCCTGATAATGTAGGTCAGTATTTACATTATTTAATTCGTTTTGAAAATAAAGGAACAGCCGAAGCAGTAAATATACGTGTTAAAGATGTTATTGATACGACTAAATTAGATATTGAATCATTAATACCATTAAAATCTAGTCATTCTTATTCAACAATAATTACAAATGGTAATGAGGTAGAATTTATATTTAAAAATATAAACCTTCCTTTTGATGATGCTAATAATGATGGATATGTATTATTTAAAATAAAGAGTAAAGAAACTTTAGTTGAAGGGGATAAAATTGTAAATGGTGCTGCAATTTATTTTGATTTTAATGCTCCAGTAATTACAGAAAATGAAATTGTAACAGTTAAGAAAGAAGTAATAGAACAACCTGAATTTTCTAATTATTTTACATTGTCTCCTAACCCAACTACTGGAATATTAAATTTAAAAGTATTAAATGATAATATTCAAATTAGTTATATTACAATATATGATATTGGAGGAAATTTAGTCGGTTATTATTTTGGAAACACAAGAGTAATGAATGTTAGTTATTTATATCCAAATAATTATTTTATGAAAATTATTACTAATAAAGGAGAATTGGTAACTAAGTTTATAAAACTTTAA